The Aquila chrysaetos chrysaetos chromosome 21, bAquChr1.4, whole genome shotgun sequence DNA window ttttattattttatttaaaaaaaaaaaaaaaggcatttttttttccttccttggtcAAGAAGAATAAGGGAactataattttaaatgatgtCAAATTCCTTCTCGTTGGACATGTGTTTTTGCTATTACAAAACTATTAAAATGTGAAGGAACAAGTAATATCAAAGACACATACAGTAACAGCACTACTGCTTTTGGGTTGTGCTAATATACTTGAACAGAACCTGGTCAGTTCTAAACGTCTAAcaacattttagaaattataTTAACGAAGTGAAAGACTTGAACGTTAATATAACCCacaacaagaaaaatgcagcatctCTTTCTTTAATCGAGTATCTAGGAAGCTCAGTCTCCGGTAAAATGGGATGCCTAACCTCAGTTTGCTTGAGGCATAATAAGCTCGTAATGCCCAACCTGGCCTTCCTGCTTCAGCTGGTCTAACAGATCTTCCTTGCGCCGCTTCCTGCTTACCACCAAGTATCTGTTGTGCCCCTGCCCGTGAGATTTACTTTTAAGACCATATTTTTGGGCAATCTGATGTATCTGCTTCCGCTCATCCATGGTCAGTTCTCTAGAGAAAGTCAAGTCAATGTGACTTTCTGAGCGTGCATAGTTTCGAATGATCTCTTCAATATCTCTTTTAGCGATTTTGTTCACCCTTTCTACATCAAGCCCAAGTCCTTCCCTTTTAAACTGCTCCTTCACTGAAATAGGCTCTCTAATTCCTTCACCATCTTTCCCTAGGCCACCACCTGTCCAGCccatctttcttaaaatttgaTTCCCAATGTTGTCTTCTTTGATCTTCTGTTTGAAAGCCTCTTCTGCCGATCGACCCCGAATCTCATTTCTGGAGATGACGTCTTCGACGGTGCCTTTCTTCAGGTTATTAACAACAGTTGGCTGAGTCTTTTTGAGGATTTTCACggcttcctctgctgcctcaTGCTTGACAGATTTCTTCACTCCAACTGCTTCTGCGATGAATTCATCTTCAAGCAGCACCTTGCATTTCCATCGCATGCCAGTCATCCTTTCAAAGACATACTCCACCGTCATCTTGTTGAACTGGGCGGTGTCATTCAGCGTACACACTGGATTATTGGAGTTCTCATAAACCACGAGGTCCTTCAGGTCCTTCTTCCTTCCGGAGCCCCGCGACGAGCAGCCCACTTTCTGAACCTGGGTCACTTTGATGGCTGCTATATTTGACTGCATCTTCTGCAGAATTTTCAATGCCTCCTCAGCTGCTGCGTGCTTGCTGGTCTTTTTAGTGCCAAACCCCTCGGCTAGGCAGTGATCTTGCAGATACACTTGACAACGCCACGAGCGGTTGGGCATTAATTCATATTTATATTCAACAGACATTTTGTTATATGAGGCAGAATTGTTAAGTATTCCTATTGCGTCACTGGCATTCTCTGTGAGGACGAAACTAGTCCAATGTTTGTTGGTATTAGTGGAACCTTTTACAGATTCAGTACCAGGCTGCATTGGGACACAGTCCCTGTTGGCAACTACGAACTCCTCATGAGGTTTGAGAGCAGGAGGGAAATCTGGGCGACTCACGCCTGCCTCGCACACCACCAAGTCTTCGTGATAGGTATGCTTGAACTTCCGCTGAACAACTCTAACTTCCACAGACTTCTTCAGCAGCTTGACTGCCAGCTCCGCGGCTCGATCCCTGGATCCGTTTTTGCTGCCGGCGTAACCGGTGGTCAGGTAGACATTCTGACATCGCACTTCACAAGCGAAGCCATCTGTTAAGAGCTTCTTGCTCTTGGGGAGGTCAGCAGGGGCAATTTCTTTCAGAGGAACATAAATATATTCAGGATTTGTCTTGCACGCCTGAATTGAACGTGTCAAAAGATACGTATAGTTAATTTTATCGGTCCCAGTGTTTGCATCTGGGTTCGCAAGATTTTTCCAGATAGCTGCTGACAGTTTCTCGATAAAACTCTGCTTCAGCATTATAGCTGACGGAGGGAAAGTCTCTGATGCAGACTGGACAGCTGCAGGAGAAACTGCCACCTGCAACATGCTGCTTGTGGTGGAGTCCATACTATTGACAGCCttcttggctgctgctgcctggcctgCAAAGCCAAACCCAGCTGAGTTGGAGAGCTGGGGATCCGCCTCCCGTGCACTCGCAAAAGAATTTGTACAATTTTCAGCTGGCTGCGCTATGCTGTTTGTATTTGCCTCCTGGTTCACCTCCTGCATTTGGTTATCCAGAGAATCTTCCTTCCTGTCATCCTTCTCAGCACTGGTGACAAAGTGTATG harbors:
- the NKRF gene encoding NF-kappa-B-repressing factor isoform X5 → MVPRFRVRPRFEPIHFVTSAEKDDRKEDSLDNQMQEVNQEANTNSIAQPAENCTNSFASAREADPQLSNSAGFGFAGQAAAAKKAVNSMDSTTSSMLQVAVSPAAVQSASETFPPSAIMLKQSFIEKLSAAIWKNLANPDANTGTDKINYTYLLTRSIQACKTNPEYIYVPLKEIAPADLPKSKKLLTDGFACEVRCQNVYLTTGYAGSKNGSRDRAAELAVKLLKKSVEVRVVQRKFKHTYHEDLVVCEAGVSRPDFPPALKPHEEFVVANRDCVPMQPGTESVKGSTNTNKHWTSFVLTENASDAIGILNNSASYNKMSVEYKYELMPNRSWRCQVYLQDHCLAEGFGTKKTSKHAAAEEALKILQKMQSNIAAIKVTQVQKVGCSSRGSGRKKDLKDLVVYENSNNPVCTLNDTAQFNKMTVEYVFERMTGMRWKCKVLLEDEFIAEAVGVKKSVKHEAAEEAVKILKKTQPTVVNNLKKGTVEDVISRNEIRGRSAEEAFKQKIKEDNIGNQILRKMGWTGGGLGKDGEGIREPISVKEQFKREGLGLDVERVNKIAKRDIEEIIRNYARSESHIDLTFSRELTMDERKQIHQIAQKYGLKSKSHGQGHNRYLVVSRKRRKEDLLDQLKQEGQVGHYELIMPQAN
- the NKRF gene encoding NF-kappa-B-repressing factor isoform X2; amino-acid sequence: MSNLTLFLHPAGKGHRPSGSHHRYGLQVMEKVLKMAEGIDIGEVRTYELVPSRKLKRYHSPSDSPELEEIPEPPKKMVPRFRVRPRFEPIHFVTSAEKDDRKEDSLDNQMQEVNQEANTNSIAQPAENCTNSFASAREADPQLSNSAGFGFAGQAAAAKKAVNSMDSTTSSMLQVAVSPAAVQSASETFPPSAIMLKQSFIEKLSAAIWKNLANPDANTGTDKINYTYLLTRSIQACKTNPEYIYVPLKEIAPADLPKSKKLLTDGFACEVRCQNVYLTTGYAGSKNGSRDRAAELAVKLLKKSVEVRVVQRKFKHTYHEDLVVCEAGVSRPDFPPALKPHEEFVVANRDCVPMQPGTESVKGSTNTNKHWTSFVLTENASDAIGILNNSASYNKMSVEYKYELMPNRSWRCQVYLQDHCLAEGFGTKKTSKHAAAEEALKILQKMQSNIAAIKVTQVQKVGCSSRGSGRKKDLKDLVVYENSNNPVCTLNDTAQFNKMTVEYVFERMTGMRWKCKVLLEDEFIAEAVGVKKSVKHEAAEEAVKILKKTQPTVVNNLKKGTVEDVISRNEIRGRSAEEAFKQKIKEDNIGNQILRKMGWTGGGLGKDGEGIREPISVKEQFKREGLGLDVERVNKIAKRDIEEIIRNYARSESHIDLTFSRELTMDERKQIHQIAQKYGLKSKSHGQGHNRYLVVSRKRRKEDLLDQLKQEGQVGHYELIMPQAN
- the NKRF gene encoding NF-kappa-B-repressing factor isoform X4 — encoded protein: MRRPEGPELEEIPEPPKKMVPRFRVRPRFEPIHFVTSAEKDDRKEDSLDNQMQEVNQEANTNSIAQPAENCTNSFASAREADPQLSNSAGFGFAGQAAAAKKAVNSMDSTTSSMLQVAVSPAAVQSASETFPPSAIMLKQSFIEKLSAAIWKNLANPDANTGTDKINYTYLLTRSIQACKTNPEYIYVPLKEIAPADLPKSKKLLTDGFACEVRCQNVYLTTGYAGSKNGSRDRAAELAVKLLKKSVEVRVVQRKFKHTYHEDLVVCEAGVSRPDFPPALKPHEEFVVANRDCVPMQPGTESVKGSTNTNKHWTSFVLTENASDAIGILNNSASYNKMSVEYKYELMPNRSWRCQVYLQDHCLAEGFGTKKTSKHAAAEEALKILQKMQSNIAAIKVTQVQKVGCSSRGSGRKKDLKDLVVYENSNNPVCTLNDTAQFNKMTVEYVFERMTGMRWKCKVLLEDEFIAEAVGVKKSVKHEAAEEAVKILKKTQPTVVNNLKKGTVEDVISRNEIRGRSAEEAFKQKIKEDNIGNQILRKMGWTGGGLGKDGEGIREPISVKEQFKREGLGLDVERVNKIAKRDIEEIIRNYARSESHIDLTFSRELTMDERKQIHQIAQKYGLKSKSHGQGHNRYLVVSRKRRKEDLLDQLKQEGQVGHYELIMPQAN
- the NKRF gene encoding NF-kappa-B-repressing factor isoform X3, whose amino-acid sequence is MEKVLKMAEGIDIGEVRTYELVPSRKLKRYHSPSDSPELEEIPEPPKKMVPRFRVRPRFEPIHFVTSAEKDDRKEDSLDNQMQEVNQEANTNSIAQPAENCTNSFASAREADPQLSNSAGFGFAGQAAAAKKAVNSMDSTTSSMLQVAVSPAAVQSASETFPPSAIMLKQSFIEKLSAAIWKNLANPDANTGTDKINYTYLLTRSIQACKTNPEYIYVPLKEIAPADLPKSKKLLTDGFACEVRCQNVYLTTGYAGSKNGSRDRAAELAVKLLKKSVEVRVVQRKFKHTYHEDLVVCEAGVSRPDFPPALKPHEEFVVANRDCVPMQPGTESVKGSTNTNKHWTSFVLTENASDAIGILNNSASYNKMSVEYKYELMPNRSWRCQVYLQDHCLAEGFGTKKTSKHAAAEEALKILQKMQSNIAAIKVTQVQKVGCSSRGSGRKKDLKDLVVYENSNNPVCTLNDTAQFNKMTVEYVFERMTGMRWKCKVLLEDEFIAEAVGVKKSVKHEAAEEAVKILKKTQPTVVNNLKKGTVEDVISRNEIRGRSAEEAFKQKIKEDNIGNQILRKMGWTGGGLGKDGEGIREPISVKEQFKREGLGLDVERVNKIAKRDIEEIIRNYARSESHIDLTFSRELTMDERKQIHQIAQKYGLKSKSHGQGHNRYLVVSRKRRKEDLLDQLKQEGQVGHYELIMPQAN
- the NKRF gene encoding NF-kappa-B-repressing factor isoform X1 → MPPPEPEPERVPESVLEQWRQYNETERQWGLRRRFILRHLHGYPGAAIDQLLSLSVLWTNHVFMGCRYGLQVMEKVLKMAEGIDIGEVRTYELVPSRKLKRYHSPSDSPELEEIPEPPKKMVPRFRVRPRFEPIHFVTSAEKDDRKEDSLDNQMQEVNQEANTNSIAQPAENCTNSFASAREADPQLSNSAGFGFAGQAAAAKKAVNSMDSTTSSMLQVAVSPAAVQSASETFPPSAIMLKQSFIEKLSAAIWKNLANPDANTGTDKINYTYLLTRSIQACKTNPEYIYVPLKEIAPADLPKSKKLLTDGFACEVRCQNVYLTTGYAGSKNGSRDRAAELAVKLLKKSVEVRVVQRKFKHTYHEDLVVCEAGVSRPDFPPALKPHEEFVVANRDCVPMQPGTESVKGSTNTNKHWTSFVLTENASDAIGILNNSASYNKMSVEYKYELMPNRSWRCQVYLQDHCLAEGFGTKKTSKHAAAEEALKILQKMQSNIAAIKVTQVQKVGCSSRGSGRKKDLKDLVVYENSNNPVCTLNDTAQFNKMTVEYVFERMTGMRWKCKVLLEDEFIAEAVGVKKSVKHEAAEEAVKILKKTQPTVVNNLKKGTVEDVISRNEIRGRSAEEAFKQKIKEDNIGNQILRKMGWTGGGLGKDGEGIREPISVKEQFKREGLGLDVERVNKIAKRDIEEIIRNYARSESHIDLTFSRELTMDERKQIHQIAQKYGLKSKSHGQGHNRYLVVSRKRRKEDLLDQLKQEGQVGHYELIMPQAN